From Anopheles arabiensis isolate DONGOLA chromosome 3, AaraD3, whole genome shotgun sequence, a single genomic window includes:
- the LOC120903202 gene encoding exosome RNA helicase MTR4, with product MSNVDDLFSVFDEQNDDDNGPVPVVEPASSAPAKQPSNDAATSKKRESTTAAPKRELEVVDVLSDEEQVAKKAKVESILDDINLDNIESRIKVHTIQSPEACTHEVAVYPDQKYMPLAPATGKPAKEYAFVLDPFQKEAILCIENNQSVLVSAHTSAGKTVVAEYAIAKSLADKQRVIYTTPIKALSNQKYREFHEEFKDVGLVTGDVTINPSASCLIMTTEILRNMLYRGSEIMREVGWVIFDEIHYMRDKERGVVWEETLILLPDNVHYVFLSATIPNARQFAEWVCHLHKQPCHVVYTDYRPTPLQHYLFPAGGDGIHLVVDERGQFKEDNFNTAMNVLQTAGEAAKGDQKGRKGGLKASNAGETNIFKIVKMIMERSFAPVIIFSFSKKDCEVYAMQMAKLDFNSSTEKKLVDEVFNNAMDVLTEEDRQLPQVENVLPLLRRGIGIHHGGLLPILKETIEILFGEGLIKALFATETFAMGLNMPARTVLFTSPRKFDGKDFRWVTSGEYIQMSGRAGRRGLDDKGIVILMIDEAVSPAVGKDIVQGRADPINSAFHLTYNMVLNLLRVEEINPEYMLERSFFQFQNQSSIPEIYKRVQKKQKQLLAVEIKDEQSIISYHHVREQLDRLGQEFREYITRPVYLVPFLQPGRMIKIQSDAGEFEWGIIVNFKKENADSKQNPLKTEQKVVIDVLLHVADGFEKEGIPKPCPPGKRGSVEVVPVLHKLVSRISSLRVYYPNDLRPADNRRSVLKTIEEVKKRFPQGPPLLNPITDMHIKEKEFQGIVDMIDKFEKRLFAHPLHESAGLERLYAQYMSKLELEKELRNEKNALREARSLLQMSELKHRKRVLRRLGYCTAADVIEFKGRVACELSCADELLITEMVFNGTFTDLTPSQSCALLSCFVCDEKSSEMPAATHELSGPLRQMQDLARRIAKVSNECKVEVDEERYVESFKPFLMDVVLCWCKGASFAQLCKMTDIFEGSIIRCMRRLEELLRQMVQASKTIGNTDLENKFSEAIRLLKRDIVFAASLYL from the exons ATGTCGAATGTGGACGATTTGTTCAGTGTGTTTGACGAGcagaacgacgacgacaatgGGCCCGTGCCGGTGGTCGAACCAGCGTCCTCGGCACCGGCCAAGCAGCCAAGCAACGATGCGGCGACCAGCAAGAAAAG AGAGTCAACAACCGCAGCTCCTAAGCGTGAGCTGGAGGTGGTGGATGTGCTGAGCGACGAGGAACAGGTGGCGAAAAAGGCAAAGGTGGAATCGATACTGGACGATATCAA CTTGGACAACATTGAAAGTCGCATCAAGGTACACACGATACAGTCGCCGGAGGCATGCACACACGAGGTGGCCGTTTACCCGGACCAGAAGTACATGCCGCTCGCACCGGCCACCGGTAAACCGGCGAAAGAGTACGCCTTCGTGCTGGATCCGTTCCAGAAGGAAGCGATCCTGTGCATCGAGAACAATCAGTCCGTGCTGGTGTCGGCCCACACGTCCGCCGGCAAGACGGTGGTGGCCGAGTACGCGATCGCGAAATCGCTCGCGGACAAGCAGCGCGTCATCTACACCACCCCGATCAAGGCCCTTTCCAACCAAAAGTATCGCGAGTTTCACGAAGAGTTCAAGGACGTCGGTCTGGTGACGGGCGACGTGACGATCAATCCGAGCGCCTCGTGCCTGATCATGACGACGGAAATTCTGCGCAACATGCTGTACCGTGGGTCGGAGATTATGCGCGAGGTCGGTTGGGTGATATTCGACGAAATCCATTACATGCGCGACAAAGAGCGGGGCGTGGTGTGGGAGGAAACGCTGATCCTGCTGCCGGACAATGTGCATTACGTGTTTCTGTCCGCCACGATACCGAACGCGCGCCAGTTCGCCGAGTGGGTGTGCCATCTGCACAAGCAGCCGTGCCACGTGGTGTACACGGACTATCGGCCGACGCCGCTGCAGCACTACCTGTTTCCGGCCGGTGGCGACGGGATACATTTGGTGGTGGACGAGCGGGGCCAGTTTAAGGAGGACAACTTTAACACGGCAATGAATGTGCTGCAAACGGCGGGCGAAGCGGCCAAGGGTGACCAGAAGGGCAGGAAGGGTGGCCTGAAGGCTTCGAATGCGGGCGAAACGAACATCTTCAAGATCGTGAAGATGATCATGGAGCGCAGCTTTGCGCCGGTCATCATATTCTCGTTCAGCAAGAAGGACTGCGAGGTGTACGCGATGCAGATGGCCAAGCTGGACTTTAACTCGAGCACGGAGAAGAAGCTGGTGGACGAGGTGTTTAACAACGCGATGGACGTGCTGACGGAGGAGGACCGTCAGCTGCCGCAGGTGGAGAATGTGCTGCCACTGTTGCGCCGCGGCATCGGCATCCATCACGGTGGACTGTTGCCCATACTGAAGGAAACGATTGAAATCCTGTTTGGCGAAGGGTTGATAAAGGCACTGTTTGCGACGGAAACGTTCGCGATGGGGCTGAACATGCCGGCCCGCACGGTGCTGTTCACTAGCCCGCGCAAGTTCGACGGCAAGGACTTCCGCTGGGTGACGTCGGGCGAGTACATCCAGATGTCGGGCCGGGCGGGACGACGCGGCCTGGACGACAAGGGTATCGTCATCTTGATGATCGACGAGGCCGTGTCGCCCGCGGTCGGCAAGGACATTGTGCAGGGCCGGGCGGATCCGATCAATTCCGCGTTCCACCTGACGTACAACATGGTGCTGAACTTGCTGCGCGTGGAAGAGATCAACCCGGAGTACATGCTGGAACGGTCGTTCTTCCAGTTTCAGAACCAATCGTCTATACCGGAAATTTACAAGCGCGTGCAGAAGAAACAGAAGCAACTGCTGGCGGTAGAGATCAAGGACGAGCAGTCGATCATCTCGTACCACCACGTGCGGGAGCAGCTCGATCGGCTGGGGCAGGAGTTCCGCGAGTACATCACGCGGCCGGTCTATTTGGTGCCGTTCCTACAGCCGGGCCGCATGATAAAGATTCAATCGGACGCGGGAGAGTTCGAGTGGGGCATCATCGTGAACTTTAAGAAGGAGAACGCCGACTCGAAGCAGAATCCACTCAAGACGGAGCAGAAGGTGGTGATCGATGTGTTGCTGCACGTGGCCGATGGGTTCGAGAAGGAGGGCATCCCGAAACCGTGCCCACCGGGCAAGCGCGGCTCGGTCGAGGTCGTTCCGGTGCTGCACAAGCTCGTGTCGCGCATTAGCTCGCTGCGCGTTTACTACCCGAACGATCTGCGCCCGGCGGACAATCGCCGCTCGGTGCTGAAAACGATCGAGGAGGTGAAGAAGCGTTTCCCGCAGGGTCCGCCACTGCTGAACCCGATCACCGATATGCACATCAAGGAGAAAGAGTTCCAGGGCATAGTGGACATGATCGACAAGTTCGAGAAGCGCCTGTTCGCTCACCCGCTGCACGAGTCGGCCGGGCTCGAGCGGCTGTACGCGCAGTACATGAGCAAGCTGGAGCTGGAGAAGGAGCTGCGCAACGAGAAGAATGCGCTGCGTGAAGCGCGCAGCCTGCTGCAGATGAGCGAGCTGAAGCACCGGAAGCGGGTGCTGCGACGATTGGGCTACTGTACGGCGGCGGACGTGATCGAGTTCAAGGGGCGCGTTGCATGCGAGCTGAGCTGCGCGGACGAGCTGCTCATCACCGAGATGGTGTTTAACGGTACGTTTACCGACCTGACGCCGTCGCAATCGTGCGCCCTGCTGAGCTGCTTCGTGTGTGATGAGAAGAGCAGCGAAATGCCGGCCGCGACCCATGAGCTGTCCGGTCCGCTGCGGCAGATGCAGGATCTGGCACGGCGCATTGCGAAGGTGTCGAACGAGTGCAAGGTGGAGGTGGACGAGGAGCGCTACGTGGAGTCGTTCAAACCGTTCCTGATGGATGTGGTGCTGTGCTGGTGCAAGGGCGCCTCGTTCGCGCAGCTCTGCAAGATGACGGACATCTTCGAGGGCTCCATCATTCGCTGTATGCGCCGgctggaggagctgctgcGCCAGATGGTGCAGGCGTCGAAAACGATCGGCAACACGGATCTGGAGAATAAGTTCTCCGAAGCGATCCGGTTGCTGAAGCGTGATATCGTGTTTGCTGCCTCGCTCTACTTGTAG